The following are encoded in a window of Amaranthus tricolor cultivar Red isolate AtriRed21 chromosome 2, ASM2621246v1, whole genome shotgun sequence genomic DNA:
- the LOC130805978 gene encoding receptor-like serine/threonine-protein kinase NCRK isoform X2, producing MKLQLQSIYPFLLFLIWIQQITCEQVSNSSGTKWTCLCSYKETQSSIDVANCSASCDCQPGNSWTCSCDSGQLPRLAANDQNTSCFTACNCTSGVLTSPPATSKHIYTSNIIIILVICLVLVTFAFIAFVVCYFYRRDKFQQPNTLSDRGSSLNSTTDLIRDKYFSQSSCKSNEGFCGIVSLLFRRKMRIIHGTVAHFSYTELEQATNKFSDANLIGVGGCSYVYRGLLKDGQTVAVKRLQTSKGLDSDSEFFKEVEIISRLHHCHIVPLLGYCSLSLSKQNERLLVFEYLPNGNLRDSLDGQKHLNWDTRVAIALGAARGLEYLHEAAAPRILHRDVKSTNILLDENWKAKVTDLGMAKCLSTDGLPSCSSSPERIQGTFGYFAPEYAIVGKGSIKSDVFSFGVVLLELITGRTPIFNVSDKGDESLVIWAAPRLQNSRRVISELPDPRLDGQFPEEEMQIMAYLAKECLLLDPEARPSMSEVVQILSTIVPNVSRRRRYPINLFQNLSSRSMKSEQPVTEKSSNQVEVIVDSDELKQMCPSRWSSRCSFSSDIERTLLGDSIGKAVNLASVQYVDSMLYLTSNKSRITNGDDETVDLTEPRLESFCMGNQ from the exons ATGAAGCTCCAGCTGCAAAGCATTTATCCATTTCTCTTGTTCTTGATCTGGATTCAACAAATAACATGTG AACAGGTTTCAAATTCATCTGGAACTAAGTGGACTTGCTTATGTTCTTATAAAGAAACACAGAGTTCCATCGATGTAGCTAACTGCTCCGCATCTTGTGATTGCCAACCTG GAAATTCTTGGACATGTTCCTGTGATAGTGGTCAATTGCCTCGGCTTGCAGCAAATGATCAAAACACTAGCTGCTTTACAGCCTGTAATTGCACATCCG GAGTTCTTACTAGTCCTCCGGCTACAAGCAAGCACATATATACGagtaatataataatcattCTCGTCATATGTTTGGTGCTCGTTACATTTGCATTTATTGCATTTGTTGTCTGCTACTTTTACCGAAGAGACAAGTTTCAGCAACCAAATACCTTGTCTGACAGAGGATCTAGCCTGAACAGTACAACTGACCTGATAAGAGACAAATATTTTTCCCAGTCTTCTTGCAAAAGCAATGAGG GGTTCTGTGGCATTGTTTCCCTGCTGTTCAGAAGAAAAATGAGAATAATTCATGGCACAGTTGCCCATTTTTCATATACAGAGCTGGAGCAAGCAACCAACAAATTTTCGGATGCTAATTTAATTGGAGTTGGGGGATGCAGCTATGTATATCGTGGTCTTCTCAAAGATGGTCAAACTGTGGCTGTGAAACGACTCCAGACTTCCAAAGGACTGGATTCTGACTCTGAATTTTTTAAGGAG GTTGAGATCATATCAAGACTACACCATTGTCATATTGTGCCTTTACTAGGGTACTGCTCCTTATCGTTGAGCAAACAAAACGAGAGACTTCTTGTTTTCGAATATTTGCCAAATGGTAATCTGAGAGATTCTCTGGATGGTCAAAAGCATTTGAATTGGGATACTCGTGTTGCAATTGCCCTTGGAGCGGCTAGAGGGTTGGAATATCTTCATGAAGCTGCTGCCCCAAGAATTTTGCATAGAGATGTCAAATCGACTAATATTCTTTTGGACGAAAATTGGAAAGCGAAA GTAACTGATCTCGGTATGGCGAAATGCTTAAGCACTGATGGTTTACCTAGCTGTTCCTCTTCTCCTGAAAGAATACAGGGAACCTTTGGCTACTTTGCACCAGAATATGCAATTGTTGGAAAAGGTTCAATTAAATCTGATGTTTTCAGTTTTGGAGTTGTTCTTCTTGAGCTGATAACCGGTCGAACTCCAATTTTCAATGTATCTGACAAGGGAGATGAAAGCCTTGTTATATGG GCTGCTCCTCGACTTCAAAATAGCAGGCGTGTTATATCAGAATTGCCTGACCCAAGATTAGATGGACAATTTCCCGAAGAAGAGATGCAAATAATGGCTTATTTAGCGAAAGAGTGCTTGCTTTTGGACCCTGAAGCCCGACCAAGCATGAGTGAAGTTGTGCAGATCCTCTCAACTATTGTTCCAAATGTGTCAAGGCGAAGAAGATATCCCATCAATTTATTTCAG AACTTGTCCTCTCGCAGCATGAAAAGTGAACAACCAGTAACCGAGAAGTCTTCCAACCAAGTTGAAGTTATCGTAGACTCTGACGAGCTCAAGCAAATGTGTCCAAGTAGATGGTCATCTCGATGTTCATTTTCTTCCGACATTGAGCGCACTCTCTTGGGTGATAGTATTGGGAAGGCAGTCAATCTCGCGTCTGTTCAGTATGTTGACAGTATGCTTTATCTAACGTCAAATAAAAGCCGCATTACCAATGGTGATGATGAGACAGTGGACTTGACAGAGCCTCGATTAGAATCATTCTGTATGGGAAATCAGTGA
- the LOC130805978 gene encoding receptor-like serine/threonine-protein kinase NCRK isoform X1 has translation MKLQLQSIYPFLLFLIWIQQITCEQVSNSSGTKWTCLCSYKETQSSIDVANCSASCDCQPGSTGNSWTCSCDSGQLPRLAANDQNTSCFTACNCTSGVLTSPPATSKHIYTSNIIIILVICLVLVTFAFIAFVVCYFYRRDKFQQPNTLSDRGSSLNSTTDLIRDKYFSQSSCKSNEGFCGIVSLLFRRKMRIIHGTVAHFSYTELEQATNKFSDANLIGVGGCSYVYRGLLKDGQTVAVKRLQTSKGLDSDSEFFKEVEIISRLHHCHIVPLLGYCSLSLSKQNERLLVFEYLPNGNLRDSLDGQKHLNWDTRVAIALGAARGLEYLHEAAAPRILHRDVKSTNILLDENWKAKVTDLGMAKCLSTDGLPSCSSSPERIQGTFGYFAPEYAIVGKGSIKSDVFSFGVVLLELITGRTPIFNVSDKGDESLVIWAAPRLQNSRRVISELPDPRLDGQFPEEEMQIMAYLAKECLLLDPEARPSMSEVVQILSTIVPNVSRRRRYPINLFQNLSSRSMKSEQPVTEKSSNQVEVIVDSDELKQMCPSRWSSRCSFSSDIERTLLGDSIGKAVNLASVQYVDSMLYLTSNKSRITNGDDETVDLTEPRLESFCMGNQ, from the exons ATGAAGCTCCAGCTGCAAAGCATTTATCCATTTCTCTTGTTCTTGATCTGGATTCAACAAATAACATGTG AACAGGTTTCAAATTCATCTGGAACTAAGTGGACTTGCTTATGTTCTTATAAAGAAACACAGAGTTCCATCGATGTAGCTAACTGCTCCGCATCTTGTGATTGCCAACCTG GATCTACAGGAAATTCTTGGACATGTTCCTGTGATAGTGGTCAATTGCCTCGGCTTGCAGCAAATGATCAAAACACTAGCTGCTTTACAGCCTGTAATTGCACATCCG GAGTTCTTACTAGTCCTCCGGCTACAAGCAAGCACATATATACGagtaatataataatcattCTCGTCATATGTTTGGTGCTCGTTACATTTGCATTTATTGCATTTGTTGTCTGCTACTTTTACCGAAGAGACAAGTTTCAGCAACCAAATACCTTGTCTGACAGAGGATCTAGCCTGAACAGTACAACTGACCTGATAAGAGACAAATATTTTTCCCAGTCTTCTTGCAAAAGCAATGAGG GGTTCTGTGGCATTGTTTCCCTGCTGTTCAGAAGAAAAATGAGAATAATTCATGGCACAGTTGCCCATTTTTCATATACAGAGCTGGAGCAAGCAACCAACAAATTTTCGGATGCTAATTTAATTGGAGTTGGGGGATGCAGCTATGTATATCGTGGTCTTCTCAAAGATGGTCAAACTGTGGCTGTGAAACGACTCCAGACTTCCAAAGGACTGGATTCTGACTCTGAATTTTTTAAGGAG GTTGAGATCATATCAAGACTACACCATTGTCATATTGTGCCTTTACTAGGGTACTGCTCCTTATCGTTGAGCAAACAAAACGAGAGACTTCTTGTTTTCGAATATTTGCCAAATGGTAATCTGAGAGATTCTCTGGATGGTCAAAAGCATTTGAATTGGGATACTCGTGTTGCAATTGCCCTTGGAGCGGCTAGAGGGTTGGAATATCTTCATGAAGCTGCTGCCCCAAGAATTTTGCATAGAGATGTCAAATCGACTAATATTCTTTTGGACGAAAATTGGAAAGCGAAA GTAACTGATCTCGGTATGGCGAAATGCTTAAGCACTGATGGTTTACCTAGCTGTTCCTCTTCTCCTGAAAGAATACAGGGAACCTTTGGCTACTTTGCACCAGAATATGCAATTGTTGGAAAAGGTTCAATTAAATCTGATGTTTTCAGTTTTGGAGTTGTTCTTCTTGAGCTGATAACCGGTCGAACTCCAATTTTCAATGTATCTGACAAGGGAGATGAAAGCCTTGTTATATGG GCTGCTCCTCGACTTCAAAATAGCAGGCGTGTTATATCAGAATTGCCTGACCCAAGATTAGATGGACAATTTCCCGAAGAAGAGATGCAAATAATGGCTTATTTAGCGAAAGAGTGCTTGCTTTTGGACCCTGAAGCCCGACCAAGCATGAGTGAAGTTGTGCAGATCCTCTCAACTATTGTTCCAAATGTGTCAAGGCGAAGAAGATATCCCATCAATTTATTTCAG AACTTGTCCTCTCGCAGCATGAAAAGTGAACAACCAGTAACCGAGAAGTCTTCCAACCAAGTTGAAGTTATCGTAGACTCTGACGAGCTCAAGCAAATGTGTCCAAGTAGATGGTCATCTCGATGTTCATTTTCTTCCGACATTGAGCGCACTCTCTTGGGTGATAGTATTGGGAAGGCAGTCAATCTCGCGTCTGTTCAGTATGTTGACAGTATGCTTTATCTAACGTCAAATAAAAGCCGCATTACCAATGGTGATGATGAGACAGTGGACTTGACAGAGCCTCGATTAGAATCATTCTGTATGGGAAATCAGTGA
- the LOC130805977 gene encoding protein CNGC15b translates to MASFQKSKSVTFTIDGTKISSQEKYPRHDQSITSSSSSSSSSSSISMTTSLSLLPTRVLSRVFSEDYGKAKKKIYDPRGKSINRWNKIFLIACLLSLFVDPLFFFLPAVKSEIMCIEIELHLEIILTVIRSLADVFYIVQIYYKFRTAYIAPSSRVFGRGELVVNPNKIAIRYFMSSFFIDFLSALPLPQVLIWGVIPNLEGSMMMNTKNVLRFILIFQYIPRLFLIFPLSSQIVKTTGVVTETAWAGAAYNLMLFIMASHVLGACWYLLSIERQEACWKHTCSLESQTCQYNFFDCKRVKDAGRDSWFKNSNITELCNPNLSNYPFGIYGEAVSSIITSSPFFNKYFYCLWWGLKNLSSLGQGLLASTHVGEIVFAIIVATLGLVLFALLIGNMQTYLQSTTVRLEEWRIRRTDTEQWMHHRQLPPELKQSVRRYDQYKWVATRGVDEESLLKGLPMDLRRDIKRHLCLDLVRRVPLFDQMEERMLDAICERLKPALCTEGTFLVREGDPVNEMLFIIRGVLDSYTTNGGRTGFFNSCKIGAGDFCGEELLTWALDPRPCVILPSSTRTVKAISEVEAFALKADDLKFVAAQFRKLHSKQLRHKFRFYSHHWRLWAACFIQAAWRRHIRRRNSIETKPQELIFMSESHPQHLDSADYDVVGSTHIQSMYVKKLATSKRKPANKLSTLDSSIASLQKPAEPDFSVDED, encoded by the exons ATGGCatcatttcaaaaatcaaaatcagttaCATTCACCATTGATGGAACTAAAATATCTTCCCAAGAAAAATACCCAAGACATGATCAATCAatcacatcatcatcatcatcatcatcatcatcatcatcgatATCAATGACAACATCGTTATCATTATTACCCACACGAGTGTTATCGAGGGTTTTCTCAGAAGATTATGGAAAAgcgaagaaaaaaatatatgatcctAGAGGAAAATCTATAAATAGAtggaataaaatatttttaatagcatgtttattatcattatttgtagacccacttttctttttcttaccaGCAGTAAAATCTGAGATTATGTGTATAGAAATTGAGCTTCATTTGGAGATTATATTAACTGTAATTAGATCATTAGCAGATGTTTTTTATATTGTGCAGATTTATTATAAGTTTCGTACGGCTTATATTGCACCATCTTCTCGAGTTTTCGGAAGGGGGGAACTTGTAGTCAATCCTAATAAGATCGCTATTCGATATTTTATGAGTAGCTTTTTCATTGACTTTCTTTCTGCTCTGCCTCTTCCTCAG GTGTTGATATGGGGAGTAATTCCAAAtttagaaggatcaatgatgatgaacaCAAAAAATGTATTGAGATTTATTCTAATATTTCAATACATCCcaagattatttttaatatttcctTTGTCATCCCAAATTGTAAAGACTACTGGAGTGGTTACTGAGACTGCTTGGGCTGGTGCAGCTTACAATCTCATGCTCTTCATCATGGCAAGCCAT GTTTTAGGAGCTTGTTGGTACCTTTTATCAATCGAACGACAAGAAGCATGTTGGAAGCACACCTGCAGCCTAGAGAGTCAGACATGTCAATACAACTTCTTTGATTGTAAGAGAGTTAAGGATGCAGGAAGAGATAGCTGGTTTAAAAACAGCAATATCACAGAATTATGTAATCCTAACCTAAGCAATTATCCTTTTGGTATTTATGGAGAGGCTGTGTCTTCTATCATTACTTCCTCACCCTTCTTCAACAAATACTTCTATTGCCTTTGGTGGGGTCTCAAAAATTTGAG TTCTCTTGGGCAGGGTCTTTTAGCAAGCACCCATGTCGGGGAAATAGTTTTCGCAATTATTGTGGCCACCCTCGGACTGGTTTTGTTTGCGCTCCTCATCGGAAACATGCAG ACATATTTGCAATCAACGACAGTTCGACTAGAAGAATGGAGGATCAGGAGAACTGATACAGAACAATGGATGCATCACAGGCAGTTACCTCCAGAACTGAAACAGTCTGTTAGGAGATACGATCAGTACAAATGGGTGGCTACGCGAGGAGTGGATGAGGAAAGTCTACTAAAAGGGCTTCCTATGGATCTGCGTAGGGATATCAAACGTCATCTTTGTCTTGATTTAGTCCGAAGG GTTCCGTTATTTGATCAAATGGAAGAGAGGATGTTAGACGCGATATGTGAGAGGCTAAAGCCAGCATTATGCACAGAAGGAACGTTCCTAGTAAGGGAAGGAGACCCGGTAAATGAGATGTTGTTCATAATCCGAGGGGTGTTAGATTCGTACACGACAAATGGTGGTCGAACAGGGTTCTTCAATTCGTGCAAGATAGGGGCAGGGGATTTTTGTGGGGAGGAGCTTCTTACGTGGGCTCTTGATCCTCGACCTTGTGTAATCCTTCCTTCATCGACTCGTACAGTTAAGGCCATCTCGGAAGTGGAAGCCTTTGCTCTTAAAGCCGATGACTTAAAATTTGTGGCTGCACAGTTCAGGAAGCTGCACAGCAAGCAACTCAGACACAAATTTCGATTCTACTCGCATCATTGGAGACTCTGGGCTGCTTGTTTTATACAGGCAGCATGGCGCAGACACATAAGACGTAGGAATTCTATCGAAACTAAACCCCAGGAACTCATTTTCATGTCCGAATCTCATCCACAACACTTAGATAGCGCAGATTATGATGTCGTTGGATCGACACACATACAATCAATGTATGTTAAGAAACTAGCAACTAGTAAACGCAAGCCTGCTAACAAACTTTCGACTTTAGATTCGAGTATTGCTTCATTGCAAAAGCCAGCGGAACCCGATTTTTCTGTTGATGAGGACTAA
- the LOC130805976 gene encoding ruBisCO large subunit-binding protein subunit alpha, producing the protein MASANAISTTSILSSSRKGCLTKAIPQQARKVSYKTSSRRCVVRASAKEIAFDQNSRAALQAGIDKLADAVGLTLGPRGRNVVLDEFGSPKVVNDGVTIARAIELADAMENAGAALIREVASKTNDSAGDGTTTASVLAREIIKQGLLSVTSGANPVSLKKGIDKTIQGLVEELEKKARPVNGREDIKAIASISAGNDDLIGTMIADAVDKVGPDGVLSIESSSSFETTVEVEEGMEIDRGYISPQFVTNPEKAIVEFENARVLVTDQKITAIKDIIPLLEKTTQMRAPLLIIAEDVTGEALATLVVNKLRGIINVAAIKAPGFGERRKAMLQDIAILTGAEFQASDLGLLVENTSVEQLGIARKVTVTKDSTTLIADAASKDELQARIAQLKKELFETDSVYDSEKLAERIAKLSGGVAVIKVGAATETELEDRKLRIEDAKNATFAAIEEGIVPGGGAALVHLSTSVPAIKEKLEDADERLGADIVQKALIAPASLIAYNAGVEGEVVVEKVMSSDWEIGYNAMTDTYENLVESGVIDPAKVTRCALQNASSVAGMVLTTQAIVVEKPKAKAAAAAAAQSGLTV; encoded by the exons ATGGCTTCTGCTAATGCTATTTCAACCACTTCTATTCTTTCCTCGTCTAGAAAG GGGTGTTTGACGAAAGCAATTCCTCAGCAAGCACGGAAGGTGAGCTATAAAACTTCGAGCAGGCGGTGTGTTGTTAGAGCCTCCGCGAAGGAAATCGCCTTTGACCAGAATTCAAGGGCTGCCCTTCAAGCTGGCATTGACAAACTTGCTGATGCCGTTGGACTTACCCTTGGTCCAAGAG GGAGAAATGTCGTCTTAGATGAGTTTGGAAGCCCTAAGGTAGTTAATGATGGAGTTACCATTGCTCGGGCTATTGAATTGGCTGATGCAATGGAGAATGCTGGTGCTGCTTTAATTAGGGAG GTTGCGAGCAAAACTAATGACTCTGCTGGTGATGGAACAACAACTGCTTCAGTTCTTGCACGTGAGATTATTAAACAGGGTCTTCTGAGTGTTACTTCTGGTGCCAACCCCGTGTCTTTGAAAAAAGGAATTGATAAAACTATTCAAGGGTTAGTGGAGGAACTTGAAAAGAAAGCAAGGCCTGTCAATGGTCGTGAGGATATCAAAG CTATTGCTTCCATTTCTGCTGGTAACGATGATTTGATTGGAACTATGATTGCTGATGCTGTTGACAAAGTCGGCCCAGATGGTGTTTTGTCGAttgagtcatcatcatcatttgaGACTACTGTTGAAGTTGAAGAAGGAATGGAG ATTGATAGAGGGTACATTTCTCCTCAATTTGTTACAAATCCCGAAAAAGCAATTGTTGAATTTGAGAATGCCAGAGTTTTGGTTACTGACCAGAAGATCACCGCAATAAAGGACATTATCCCATTGTTGGAAAAGACTACTCAAATGAGAGCTCCTTTGCTAATCATTGCCGAGGATGTTACCGGTGAGGCATTGGCTACACTTGTTGTAAACAAGCTACGAGGTATTATCAATGTTGCCGCTATCAAAGCACCGGGTTTTGGTGAGAGGAGAAAGGCCATGCTTCAAGATATTGCTATCCTGACag GTGCGGAGTTTCAGGCCAGTGATTTAGGATTGTTGGTCGAGAACACATCCGTTGAGCAGCTCGGTATAGCAAGGAAGGTTACAGTCACTAAGGATTCAACCACCCTCATTGCTGACGCTGCATCTAAAGATGAGCTTCAAGCTAGGATTGCGCAACTTAAGAAAGAATTATTCGAGACTGATTCAGTCTATGATTCTGAAAAACTCGCTGAGAGGATTGCGAAATTGTCTGGAGGTGTTGCGGTTATTAAGGTTGGTGCAGCCACAGAGACTGAGCTTGAGGATCGTAAATTGCGAATTGAGGATGCAAAAAATGCTACTTTTGCTGCCATAGAGGAGGGTATTGTGCCCGGTGGTGGTGCTGCTCTCGTCCATCTCTCAACTTCTGTTCCTGCTATCAAGGAAAAGCTGGAGGATGCTGATGAACGTTTGGGCGCTGACATTGTACAGAAG GCACTAATAGCACCAGCATCTCTGATTGCATACAATGCTGGAGTTGAAGGAGAGGTGGTCGTAGAGAAGGTGATGTCAAGCGACTGGGAAATCGGTTATAATGCAATGACCGACACGTACGAGAACTTGGTAGAGTCTGGTGTGATCGACCCTGCTAAGGTGACAAGATGTGCCCTGCAGAATGCTTCTTCTGTTGCCGGAATGGTATTGACTACACAAGCGATCGTTGTGGAGAAACCCAAGGCTAAAGCCGCTGCTGCAGCCGCTGCTCAATCAGGTTTAACTGTATAA